One stretch of Deltaproteobacteria bacterium DNA includes these proteins:
- a CDS encoding DUF444 family protein: protein MPGDLDPEPRIKQWKDDLGKAFRNTLYEQDDLTHLQALTAPRGHYLQNLKSIDELLERDLQREKDGFPRKIRIGRLIKVGKGGKEKIVVVPTTVEEKLIHDLKADSSKTEDQSGGSGEGNDGQVIGEEPVHGTEGSGTGGAGQGESGEHEIESSAFDLGRILTEKFNLPNLTEKGKKRSLKKFTYELTDRNKGFGQVLDKKATLRKIIETNINLNTIPDVAQIDPARLLVSPQDSVYRILSKEQDFESQAMVFFVRDYSGSMSGKPTEVVVTQHVLIYSWLLYQYDRQVETRFILHDTEAKEVPDFNSYSSLSVAGGTKVVSAYRLVNEIVERENLSRDYNIYVFHGTDGDDWDTTGKETIPELRKMALYSSRVGITVANRGGSALEKTIKDSRVLEEYMKQLRLVVIEEEAEESRLIEGIKQLIS, encoded by the coding sequence ATGCCTGGCGACTTGGATCCTGAACCGCGGATTAAACAGTGGAAAGACGATTTGGGAAAAGCCTTCCGGAATACCCTTTATGAACAGGACGACCTGACCCATCTTCAAGCCCTCACCGCACCAAGGGGACACTATCTTCAAAATCTGAAATCGATTGATGAGCTGTTGGAAAGAGACCTTCAACGGGAAAAGGACGGGTTTCCCCGGAAGATCCGGATCGGCCGGTTGATCAAGGTCGGGAAAGGGGGAAAGGAGAAAATCGTCGTGGTTCCCACAACCGTGGAGGAGAAATTGATCCACGACCTGAAGGCGGATTCTTCAAAAACTGAAGATCAGTCCGGCGGGTCAGGGGAGGGTAATGACGGCCAGGTGATCGGAGAGGAACCGGTCCACGGAACGGAAGGCTCAGGAACCGGAGGGGCCGGCCAGGGCGAGAGCGGGGAGCATGAGATCGAGTCCAGCGCCTTTGATTTAGGGAGGATCTTAACCGAAAAATTCAACCTGCCCAATCTGACCGAAAAGGGGAAAAAACGTTCCTTAAAAAAATTTACTTATGAACTCACCGACCGGAATAAGGGGTTTGGCCAGGTCCTGGATAAAAAGGCTACCTTAAGGAAGATTATCGAGACCAACATCAACCTAAACACCATTCCGGATGTTGCCCAGATCGATCCGGCCCGTCTCCTGGTCTCTCCGCAGGACAGCGTTTACCGGATCCTTTCCAAGGAACAGGATTTTGAATCCCAGGCCATGGTTTTTTTCGTCCGGGATTATTCCGGTTCCATGTCCGGCAAACCGACCGAGGTGGTGGTGACCCAACACGTCTTGATCTATAGCTGGCTCCTGTACCAGTACGATCGACAAGTGGAGACCCGCTTTATCCTCCACGATACCGAGGCCAAGGAGGTCCCGGACTTCAACAGTTATTCCAGTTTGTCGGTGGCCGGCGGGACCAAGGTGGTCTCGGCTTATCGCCTGGTCAATGAAATCGTGGAAAGAGAAAATTTGTCCAGGGATTATAATATTTATGTCTTTCACGGCACCGATGGGGATGATTGGGACACCACCGGGAAGGAAACCATTCCGGAACTCCGCAAGATGGCCCTCTATAGCAGCCGGGTGGGTATCACCGTGGCCAATCGAGGAGGATCGGCCCTGGAGAAGACAATCAAGGATTCTCGAGTCCTGGAAGAATATATGAAGCAATTACGGCTGGTGGTTATAGAAGAAGAGGCCGAGGAATCCCGTCTGATTGAAGGCATCAAGCAACTGATATCTTGA